The segment TTGAATTCTTGGGTAAACGTACGGCGTGACCTTTTTGTCATGTAGATTCTCCTCATCAATCATATAGTAAGTTCATTCTACTTGACCTTAAAAATTCTGTCTAACTAAGTGTAGCCGGTCCACTTTACTAACGATCAACCGGGGAGACCGAAACTTCACTTCATAAAATCTCATTGCTTTAGGTACCCCTTTTATATCTAATACCCCATTTACAATCAGCTCTCTTACTCGATATTCTATAAATCCATCCCCTATAATTTGCAAAGTTTGCCCTAAAACTTCTCCAATTAATCGAGCCGATTTGATAAAATCAATACTTCCTCGTTCATCTTGAAGCTTTTGTAATGATTGAATGATAATTTCATCAAAATAGTCTTCAGTGACGGA is part of the Bacillus spongiae genome and harbors:
- a CDS encoding DUF3658 domain-containing protein gives rise to the protein MQRKELEKEWLVLSESDDTLRLWQNDYIQSVTEDYFDEIIIQSLQKLQDERGSIDFIKSARLIGEVLGQTLQIIGDGFIEYRVRELIVNGVLDIKGVPKAMRFYEVKFRSPRLIVSKVDRLHLVRQNF